The Theobroma cacao cultivar B97-61/B2 chromosome 2, Criollo_cocoa_genome_V2, whole genome shotgun sequence genome includes the window CTATGAAAACATCATGACAAAAGTGAATTAAACTTGCACTGAAAGGATAAATAAAGTGAAAACCTTGGAACTTAAAAAGCCATAAAAAACACTATAGTTGTTTTAACCCATTCAGAAACACAAGAAATTTAAAGCTTATGCAAACATTGGAGTTCCTGAATAATTGTAACATGGTATATACAAACAACTGGTGTGTAAGGAACAACAACAATGATGTCACACACCCTACTGAGAGTTGGTATCAACAGCAGCAACTGTCGATACCATGGAGTCTACTCCACAAATATTGCGACCCCGGCAGATTTTGTAGAATCCATCCTCCCCCCAGCTTTCTCCCCATGAGTTCTTAATGATCCAGTATGGTTTATCCTTCATGCGGACTGGAGCATAGCCAGCTGAACCATACCCCACCAACAGTACTCCATGATCCAGGCGCTTTGAGCAAATGTAAGGGCAAGAAACTCCCTTAATATATGTCTGCATGAACACTGCATTGATAGCCACTGCATTCAGATGAAAAGAACAAACAGTTAGGAATGATGAAACCCATTAATCATCAATCGTTATCACATGTTATgcagaaaaaatttaaacaaaaagttATGGGTCTATATTCATTTTACCTGCAAGAGGACCATTCTTCACAAGATTAGCAGCAATTTGGTCCTCATCAAGAGAAACAACACTGAAGTTGGCCACTTTTGCTGCAATCTTGCTCTTGTCAAATTTGCAGGTCCCACGGTCAGTGCCGGTGTAGGGGTAGTCCTCCTCACGCATAAGACCACCAGCTTTGAGAGTATACTCAAAAGCACTATTCATGAGCCCACCATTGCATCCAGAATCACAAGAATCTGGTTCCTCCGGATCACACTGCAAAGAAATTATTCAAAGCTCGACTTAGAAAAGGGTATATGAAATGGCCCACCCTTTAGTGTTCAAACTTTCCTAATCATTACACCCGAGCATTTAGCTCAGTGGTTGGTGCATAATCTCCCTGCCTTAAGAACAGGGTTCGAATCTCCCCTCTcccaattaagaaaaaaaaaaaaactttcctAATCATTGTATTCATCAATTAGTGTTGCAACAATTACCTCATAAGCTTAACTACTGATTAACTTCaaaaattcatcaattatttttcttacgACTTCCTTGAGTATAAACAATATCTATATTATGAtcatattaaacaaaaaatagaaacaataattaaaaaaaaagttcgaATTCAATCGAAACTTACAAGGTAGTTTTACTAATCATCATCAACTAGCTccttaaaatatacatacccATTAGTATAAATTAAAGATCTAATACTCATACAAGTGATAGCAGCAAGCTaagattaaaatgaaattaattagaattagCATTTGCCAGCTGAAACCATAAACCTAAGCATACATACacattaaaacattaaaaaacaaaaccaaaaaaaaacagaaagagGTAAATGATCGAACCTCATGATCACAATCCACGAGCTGCTGCTCGCTAAGGCTCACGAGTTTCCCAGTTGCCAAAAAGTTAGCACCTTCCAAGGCACCTGTTGTACTAAATGACCAGCATGATCCGCATGAACCCtaatcaaaaaacaaaaaaaattaacgcaattcattaaagaaagaagaagaaaatttacaaaggtcaatttaaaaaaaaaaaaaaacctgatTTTTGACGGGTGTAACAGCTCCTTTTTCACTCCAGTCAAAATCTTCAGGCAAATTATCGGTAGGCAAAATCGGTGCCTCGGTCGCATCTTTGGGCAGTCTCAATCTCCTTAACCCCAAATACGTCCTCCTGAACTCTCTCGGAGTCAAATCAGAGAACTGAGTCACCCCGTGACTCGCAGACGGGTCAAGCTTCTGATGACGCGCCGCACGTCTCAAGTTATCCTGAAAAACCTTGAACCTGTAATCGTGCTCCTCCTGCGACCCGTACGATTTCTTGAACCGACTCTTGAATAGCGAGAAGTGATGCTCGGCGGTCAGGAGCTGTGGCTCGGCTCCATCCTGACCGTCCGTTACTTGCCTGATCAACGGATCAACTTCCGATCCCTCGGCCGAGAAAGTCTCCGTAGAAATCACGCAAACGAAgcataaagagaaaataacaaagagagaaaatacaAAGCGACGATCCATCTTCTCTTTAAAATTGAGAGTTGAAGAAAAGAGGGACAATGAAGGTGCGTAATTTATAGGGAACATTCGTTGCTGGGCTCCAAGGTTCAAAACTAACAGTCATGGGGGTATTTTCGGGATTTTCCAGAGCTTGCTTAGGTGTGAGGGAAAGGCTCGCCAATGGGGAGAAAACACGTGGTGGAGTGGGGGGCTGGGGTTGAATGACAGTTGCTTTCGGGTTTTGGGCTCTTGCTGCTAAGGAGTTGGATTCCATAACAATAGCGAAGATGTTGGATTGGATTGGGGAAGTTCGGGATTACCTTTGACACTGTTTCGGCCTTCTGTTTCTTTTGATCATACATGTCTTGTAATAACCCTTTTTTAGGATTTTAACAGTTTTTTTTCCTTGCCTCAGCTAATTGGTTGGGTTTGTTCTTatgcaagataaaatataagtCTTGTTTTTCAAGGAAGAATATTTCTTTATCCTTGTTATACGGTCTTCTAACTTTTTCCCATGAATCTATAATTAatccttatttatttttataattacatatgtgagtttaatgaaatattttcGACTTAATGATTTGTTCATGGATATTTACAATAGTAATTAGGTTCATCATTCATGAATTGTGCCCACCAACATTGCAAGCAAATTGTTCATGCTAAATTGGTCATAATTTTTTAGGATTACCTCATTCCACACAAATTGTTCCTTATCCGTAAAACCATTACCAACAATGTTCTGTTCAATTTATagtgttttttttcctttagcATTGTGCTCCTTTTGGATTTGCTTTAAGGCTAAAAGCCAGTTGCTTGCACCG containing:
- the LOC18607719 gene encoding cysteine protease RD19A, which produces MDRRFVFSLFVIFSLCFVCVISTETFSAEGSEVDPLIRQVTDGQDGAEPQLLTAEHHFSLFKSRFKKSYGSQEEHDYRFKVFQDNLRRAARHQKLDPSASHGVTQFSDLTPREFRRTYLGLRRLRLPKDATEAPILPTDNLPEDFDWSEKGAVTPVKNQGSCGSCWSFSTTGALEGANFLATGKLVSLSEQQLVDCDHECDPEEPDSCDSGCNGGLMNSAFEYTLKAGGLMREEDYPYTGTDRGTCKFDKSKIAAKVANFSVVSLDEDQIAANLVKNGPLAVAINAVFMQTYIKGVSCPYICSKRLDHGVLLVGYGSAGYAPVRMKDKPYWIIKNSWGESWGEDGFYKICRGRNICGVDSMVSTVAAVDTNSQ